Proteins encoded in a region of the Pigmentiphaga litoralis genome:
- a CDS encoding TonB-dependent siderophore receptor — MSRFRLRPAVSTLAIALAFGPLGALAQTAPLVAARPVDIRIAEQPLAQALDDLARQTRLELMVQHSLVAGKTAPAVSGRLTPQQAVERLLAGTGLSADVTGTILTIKPASPTSGQSAPATLAMVPVTAQYERSPITEQSESYTTTGITIGRMQQSLRETPQSVTVVTRQQMNDQVLTSVDQVMAQATGVTKSQRNFGSHQFAIRGFTVNDENYLLDGIPGMLYNIGGWVPVDTAIFDRVEILRGAAGMVVGAGDPSGAINLVRKRPRADKHFDVTATVGSWDRYRAEVDTGGPLNAEGTVRGRVVAAYDDRNYFYDVSHSRQPLFYGVIDADLGRDTTLTVGARRQENRINGYWLFGLPRYTDGSALNVSRSTSLAQDWNRHHATATEVFGELEHRFDRDWKARLTVNRTESSVEQKVGIARGAVNPVTGVGTRLFSTQFKDLDVTSTGLDANVGGSFTAFGGRHQVLIGATSVRQNYFNQTVSSALGSAVDINNPNSSAVPEPLSPAWTFQDRQNDRRYSLYASSRLQLAEPLHLLLGGRFNWIDFKSRDQISGNRTEFKESGEFTPYAGLVFDVNRQWSLYGSYADTFAPQSQYRTAAGSVLAPAVGSNIEAGVKGELYEGRLNVSAAVFHTKKNGVAVLDAANPDGCPSGGATSSCYLSGSTLRSRGFEVEATGEVLPGWQVAAGYTYVSSRDNAGETISAETPHHLLRVSTNYRLPGDLNDWTIGGGVSAQSRYSYFAADNTAVRMGTGGRAVFDLRASYRVNRQWTVGLNIGNLFDKTYYAMLGELRRGNYYGEPRSATLVVRGSF, encoded by the coding sequence ATGTCCCGTTTCCGTCTTCGACCCGCCGTCTCGACCCTGGCAATCGCGCTTGCCTTCGGTCCCCTCGGCGCGTTGGCGCAGACCGCGCCACTGGTGGCCGCCCGGCCGGTCGATATCCGGATCGCGGAACAACCGCTGGCCCAGGCGCTGGACGACTTGGCGCGGCAGACGCGGTTGGAATTGATGGTGCAACACAGCTTGGTGGCGGGCAAGACGGCGCCTGCGGTGTCCGGCCGCCTGACGCCGCAGCAGGCCGTGGAACGGCTGCTGGCCGGCACCGGGTTGTCGGCCGACGTGACAGGCACGATCCTGACCATCAAGCCGGCATCGCCCACTTCCGGCCAGTCGGCACCGGCGACGTTGGCCATGGTCCCGGTCACCGCGCAATACGAACGCAGCCCCATCACCGAGCAAAGCGAGTCGTACACCACCACGGGCATCACCATTGGCCGCATGCAGCAAAGCCTGCGCGAAACGCCGCAGTCGGTCACGGTCGTCACGCGTCAGCAGATGAATGACCAGGTGTTGACCAGCGTCGACCAGGTCATGGCGCAAGCCACCGGCGTCACCAAATCGCAGCGCAACTTCGGCAGCCACCAGTTCGCGATTCGCGGCTTCACGGTCAATGACGAGAACTACCTGCTCGATGGCATTCCGGGCATGCTCTACAACATCGGCGGCTGGGTGCCGGTCGACACCGCCATCTTCGATCGCGTGGAAATCCTGCGCGGCGCGGCCGGCATGGTGGTCGGCGCAGGCGACCCGAGCGGCGCCATCAACCTGGTGCGCAAACGTCCGCGCGCCGACAAACACTTCGACGTGACCGCCACGGTCGGCTCGTGGGACCGGTATCGCGCCGAAGTCGACACGGGCGGCCCGCTCAATGCCGAAGGCACGGTCCGCGGCCGCGTGGTCGCAGCGTATGACGATCGCAACTACTTCTACGACGTGTCGCACTCGCGTCAGCCGCTGTTCTATGGCGTGATCGATGCCGACCTGGGGCGCGACACGACCCTGACCGTGGGCGCGCGGCGTCAGGAAAACCGCATCAACGGCTACTGGCTGTTCGGGCTGCCGCGTTACACGGATGGCAGTGCACTGAACGTCTCGCGGTCCACGTCGCTGGCGCAGGACTGGAACCGCCATCACGCCACGGCCACTGAAGTGTTCGGCGAACTGGAACACCGCTTCGACCGCGACTGGAAAGCGCGACTGACCGTCAACCGAACCGAAAGCTCGGTCGAACAGAAGGTTGGCATCGCGCGCGGCGCGGTGAACCCGGTCACGGGTGTCGGCACGCGCCTGTTCTCGACCCAGTTCAAGGATCTGGACGTGACCAGTACCGGCCTGGACGCCAACGTCGGCGGCAGCTTTACCGCCTTTGGTGGGCGTCATCAGGTGTTGATTGGCGCGACGTCTGTGCGCCAGAATTACTTTAATCAGACCGTCTCGTCGGCGCTCGGCAGCGCGGTCGATATCAACAATCCTAATTCGTCCGCCGTGCCCGAACCCCTGTCGCCGGCTTGGACCTTCCAGGACCGCCAGAACGACCGGCGCTACAGCCTGTACGCCAGTTCGCGCCTGCAACTGGCCGAACCCCTGCACCTGCTGCTGGGCGGCCGCTTCAACTGGATCGACTTCAAGTCGCGCGACCAGATCAGCGGCAACCGTACCGAATTCAAGGAAAGCGGCGAGTTCACGCCCTATGCCGGCCTGGTGTTCGACGTGAACCGTCAATGGTCGCTGTACGGCAGCTATGCCGACACCTTCGCTCCGCAAAGCCAATACCGCACGGCAGCGGGCAGCGTGCTGGCCCCGGCCGTCGGATCCAACATCGAAGCGGGTGTGAAAGGCGAACTGTATGAAGGCCGCCTGAACGTTTCGGCCGCCGTTTTCCACACCAAGAAGAATGGCGTGGCGGTGCTGGACGCGGCCAATCCCGATGGCTGCCCGAGCGGCGGCGCGACGTCGTCGTGCTACCTGAGCGGCAGCACGCTGCGTAGCCGCGGCTTTGAAGTGGAAGCCACCGGCGAAGTGCTGCCCGGCTGGCAAGTCGCCGCCGGCTACACCTATGTGTCGAGCCGCGACAATGCCGGCGAAACCATCAGCGCCGAAACGCCGCACCACTTGTTGCGTGTGTCAACCAACTATCGTTTGCCGGGCGATCTGAACGACTGGACCATCGGTGGCGGGGTGTCTGCGCAAAGCCGCTATTCCTACTTCGCGGCCGACAACACGGCGGTCCGCATGGGCACCGGCGGCCGCGCCGTGTTCGACCTGCGCGCGTCCTACCGCGTGAACCGTCAATGGACGGTGGGCCTGAACATCGGCAACCTGTTCGACAAGACCTACTACGCGATGCTGGGCGAACTGCGCCGGGGCAACTACTACGGTGAACCGCGCAGCGCGACGCTGGTCGTTCGCGGCTCGTTCTGA